One part of the [Pantoea] beijingensis genome encodes these proteins:
- the ybeD gene encoding DUF493 family protein YbeD — translation MKTKLNELLEFPCSFTYKVMGLAQPELVDHVVEVVQRHAPGDYSPDVKPSSKGNYHSVSITITATHIEQVETLYEELGQIEIVRMVL, via the coding sequence ATGAAAACCAAACTTAATGAACTGCTTGAGTTCCCCTGCTCATTTACCTATAAAGTCATGGGGTTGGCGCAGCCAGAGTTGGTTGACCACGTCGTTGAAGTTGTCCAGCGCCACGCGCCCGGAGACTATTCACCGGATGTTAAACCTAGCAGCAAAGGGAACTACCACTCTGTTTCCATCACGATTACAGCCACGCATATTGAACAGGTTGAAACGTTGTATGAAGAGTTGGGCCAAATTGAAATTGTTCGCATGGTGCTGTAA